GGGGTTTTTACTTATAATGCTATTATTAATGGTTTGTGTAAGAAAGGGGATTATGATAGAGCGAGGAGTGTTTTGGATGAGATGTTGGGGATGAGTTTGAGTCCTGATGCTGCCTCGTTTAATCCCTTGCTCGTGGAAGGTTGTAGGAAGGATGATATTCGTGAGGTTGAGAAGGTATTTGATGAAATGCTGAGGTGTGGTGTTGTTCCTGATTTGATTAGTTTTGGTTCTGTGATTGGGGTGTTCTCTCGAAATGGGCGTTTTGATAAGGCTTTGGACTATTTTAGGAAGATGAAGGATGCTGGGTTGGTTGCCGATACTGTGATTTATACTATTCTTATTGATGGATATTGTAGAAATGGCAATGTGACTGAGGCGTTGAACGTGCGGAACGAGATGGTTGCGCGGGGTTGTGCGATGGATGTAGTTACTTATAATACTCTGTTGAATGGGTTGTGCAAAGGGAAGATGCTCGGTGATGCTGATGAGTTGTTTAAGGAGATGGTGGAGAGGGGAGTTTTTCCGGATTATTACACTCTCACCACTCTCATTCATGGGTATTGTAAAGATGGAAACATGAGTAGGGCACTTGATTTGTTTGAGACGATGACTCAAAGGAGCCTTAAGCCGGATGTTGTGACGTATAATACGTTAATGGATGGCTTTTGCAGGATTGGTGAAATGGAGAGGGCTAAGGAGTTGTGGTGTGATATGGTGAGTAGGGGGATATCGCCCAACCATGTGTCGTTTAGCATTTTGATAAATGGGTTTTGCAGTTTAGGAATTATGGGTGAAGCATTCAGGGTGTGGGATGAAATGGTAGAAAAAGGTGTTAAGCCTACTTTGGTTACTTGCAACACCGTCATTAAGGGTTATTTGAGGACTGGCAATATGTCTAAGGCGAATGACTTCTTCAACAAGATGGTTTTAGAAGGAGTTTCTCCTGACTGCATTACATATAATACTCTAATAAATGGTTTTGTAAAGGAAGAGAGCTTTGACAGAGCTTTTGTCTTGCTTAACAAAATGGAAGAACATGGGTTGCTGCCTGATGTTATCACATATAATGCAATTCTTAGTGGATATTGTAGGCAAGGTAGAATGAGGGAGGCTGAGATGGTATTACGCAAGATGATTGACAGTGGTATAAGTCCCGATAGATCAACGTATACATCATTGATAAATGGTCATGTTTCTCTAGACAATCTGAAAGAGGCATTCCGTTTTCATGATGAAATGCTGCAAAGGGGTTTTGTGCCAGATGACAAATTCTAATATCAACGTACACATCATTGATAAATGGGCATGTGTCTCTAGACAATCTGAAAGAGGCATTCCTTTCCATGATGAAATGCTGCAAAGGGGTTTTGCGCCAGATGACAAATTCTAAGATTTCTACCTTTGCAGCTCTTGTTATCTAAAAAGGTTGGACTTTCTATCATTAGAAAATTTCGCTTCATTCTGTTGTAAGCATTGATGTTGAGGACCATGGTTATGTTTTTCTTCGGTCCTGGTTCGGCATATCAGAGGAAACGCAACCCTGGTGGATGCCTTGTGTGCTCTAACATATAACATTAACGTTCTCACCCTGGTTTGTAACATAATAAAGAGACACTtgtcttttattattgataagtgtaaatgttaattaaatttgaatgagTTTATACACTTATCTGgattataatgatttaatttctCTGAAGatatagatataaatataacttCTCATGTTATATTTCTTACACTTATTTTTTTGCAGAAGATAAAAGAATTGAAAGGTGAAAGTTTTTGCTTGAGTGCGTGAAACCAAGCTTAAGAGAAGAGAAGTCATCTGTCTCTACATGTTGGTCATTCAAATAGTGAGCTAGCGGTTGAGCGATGCACACCAGTGCTCGAGCCATGAATAACatatttaaacatgttttgGAGCGAGTAAGCACATTTCTTGAGCCATAACAGGATGCTTAAGAGAGGAGccaaaatttaattcaaatattatagtGACAATTCTCTTTGCTCAAATCAATGCTCAAACGAGACGAGGAAAGCAACCTTCAGAGCCCAACAAGCAGGTTTCTTAGGCACCCTCATGTGACATTGTTATTTATGGAGAAGCGATCACCTCACTTAAGCATCCAAGCAATGATTAAGTGAATGGTGGCCGCTGGAAAACTGTAAATAGgacttgtttattgttttgaaGAGATATACGTGGTTTATAATAGAATTTAGAATataatctctctctctctctccactTGTTAAATTAGTATTAGGAAGCGCACGTGTTCGGTCTGTGTTGCACGAATATCAAAGGAAGGAAGTGGCAGATGACTTCAGACACGACTCCTCTGCTTATCCTGGTGATTTTATTTTACCATGAGTTCCTATTTAGGGATTAAATATAGTCTTTTTCTTGGTTAATTATTCATGTAGCTTAATGTGATCTTATATTTCATGTTGGTGATTTAATCTGGTCTTAATGTTTGCATATGTCTGATGGATGCATAATTGATCTGAAGTttccaagaaaaaaatatggaaaGTAATTTTTTGAATTGGACTTAAGATTATTTCGGTTTATTAGCTTGGTAGGAATGGAATTTAATATATTGATTTGTTGTGTTCATTATGCTTGAATTATGAGAAGAGTCCATAGATTAGAGCATGACTTTAAATCCTAAGGAGAGTTCTGAAAAATGATTCTTAGGATTAGATTTGATTAATTTCACTCTACATGTTAAGATACATGGAGTAAATATTGGATATGTTAATTGCTTATAAAATTACTGCATAATGCagaaatatttatgtaatatacAAGGAATccatatttgataaatattctTAGACCTTATAAGAAAACTTTAGAATCATGTTGCAAGAATATTAGTTAGAAGATACGTTAGGTGAAACCATAGATAATTTAGATTATTTTCAATCTCATATTCATAGATTATTCAGTTTTTTTTTGGCGTCAAACAGTCTATTAACACAAAACAGCAATCAGAACAATTGAATTGGAAGTTTACAATTAATGGAATCTGACGAGTAATTCCCTCTGTATATGATACTCTAATActtattcttttgaaaactaTAAGACTTTGATAACTTGCCTAGTAAAACAATTATTTGTACCAAAATTTCCTCATTTACTATACATTATGAATGCCTTGTGCTGCTAGTTCCATGCCTATGAACGCATTACAGAATAATAGTTATTAGGTTATCCTTCGTGATTTATATTTCGTTTATGTATTATAAACATTTAGATTCTATCTTCCAAATTTCAATTTGCACAGAAGAATCCTTATAGTTCTGGATGCTTGGAAATGCAACCCATCCATGTTTCTAACTTCTAAGCATGGTTTGCAAGAGCCAGGAGGGGGACTTCACCATCTTTTACGAACTTCAAACTAATGTCTTTTAAGTGTATTTTACCTGGACCCGAGATTTACTTTTGGGAGGCAATGCAATTGGGTAAACAAGGATACTGTGGTGTGGGATTGCTGTTTTAATAGCCAAGCTTTAGCTTTAGTGGTTATATTTATTCAGCAGTCAATTAACCTAAACTTTATTATTGAACGCAATATGCATCACctttgtatggaatttgtagtTTCCATTTTATTGAAGCCTTGTAGTCATTGCCATTGTGCAGCGTAGCATGGGAGTTGATGCATTCTTTTTTATAGCTCTCAAGTAGGCATGGGACTGGTCACTGCTCACCACCGAAGGTATGTTTGCAGTTTATTAAATGCAACAGTCACATACCAATGTTTATTTGACAGATATAgcagaaatgatatggaattgGTCAAGGCAGGTTAGTCCATTAGAAAAGCAAGCAGCAAATTATagaatttatttcttatttttgaagATGTTCccatataaaattgtttttcccCATTTGGAACTCTTTCTGATGTATCCACTGGTTAAGAGGGATATTAATCTTTGAACGCATTAGTTGCATCTGCATTGTTGCCCGAAGGTcacatatattaaaatcattaaaacagtTTACTAAGATCCAATTACAAGTCATGATACTCGAGTCACATATTTTGAGTATGAGATTCTAGTGTGAAATTTATAAGTCACAGAGCTCTCCAAGTGCAACTAGCTTTTTGTGGTGCAGTGCTCCCAATGTTTTCATAATTGGTATTTAGAGCATTTCATTGTATCTCCTTGCTACAAAAGACTGAGAAGTGGTGACACTGGAATTGTAGTTTGTTCAGGACTAGTAAAAGGAGCCACTAAGGCAGGGGCTTTGGAGGTTGATGGGATGTTTGGATCTGATTACAAGGTACGAGACTGAACTCTCATTGTAGGTATAGAATTCTAGTACAAGTTTTATACGGCTCATGTGCGCTACAACTACAATGGATTGCTTTTGTGGTGTGCTAACCACACACAAACTCATCACATTTGATGTCATCGAGATTGGAATTCTGTTTGATGTCCACACTTGGCATAAGGGACTTTAGCAATATGTCATCTTTCCCCAAGTGCCTACctctcttctttttatttccATGTGGGCCTCTCGCCTAAAACCTCCACCGTGATGTCGCCATGCCTCCACCTCCCTCCCCATGATGTACTCACCACATTTCCTGTGACTCCTCTGTGAGCATATGAGGGATCTGCAATCAAATTGGACCTACTTGTGTTGTTGTACATTAGAGAGTATAAAGTTTCTTTTTCTGGAAAAATGTATGCTTGATGGTTGTTTTATAAAAAGAACTTATCTTCCAAAAATCTTTGTTTTGGTTTTAGtgcaaaattttataaaaatcagaTACTGTTTTAAGATATCAGTTCTAGATCTTGAATTAAAATAGAGTGAGATTATACTGTGTAATCAACTATGAGTGAGATTATTGGTGCATTCTATTATCTTCTACagtatattttaaacaatttaggAGGGTTAAACTATAGTCTATGCATTTCAAGTGCCTACTATCTTTGCATGtctaagttgttttatattTCGGTCCTTATTTCTCTCACCCCCTTTCTCATCTATCTATCCACATGCATGAAAGATAGAAAGATCTTGCTGTTCTGATACAAAATGGTGTGCACCTTTTCATTCACTGATCATGCAGAAAGAGGTCGTAAATAGGGATAATCCCTACCTACTTGGGGATCAATTTGTCATATAAATCCATtgctaaagcaaaataaattgcttaatatttgttataagaataatttttatcaaCTATATTATCTTGATGATTATGAATACTCAGATTAGTGTCAATGTAGGCAAAATTGTACCTATAATAATTGTCTACAATAAAATATGCAATTTAAAACCTAAATCACAATAAAAAatgtgtaatatatatatatatatatatatatataattttgtaggaTGAAACACCTCATCTACAATTTTAATGTTAACCACCAAAATTATTGATTgtagttattttcttttaatccatGCCagtaaaatagtattttattgcttaaagttaaataaattctTGAATAGAAATGATCTGAGTTGACAAGTGTAGCGAAGATAATTTGGGCTAGAATTGTGGGCTGAAGTAGAAATTGAATGCATGAAGGGGAGGGACTTAGTAAGAGTGGGGCTGCAAATAGAAAGTAAAACTTCTTTCGTTATCTTTCAATTCTCCACCCTCCTCCTCAAACCCAAAAGCAAACTCTTTTCTCCATCCCTTAGTCATTTTTATTTAGTCTACAAGCAAATTAAGGGAAAATTTAAAGCATCAATTTACATAACAATGACCAACATTAGGGATTTCTAATTTCTTGGATTGATGCATCTTTGGTAGTCCACTTAGATGGATTTTTgtttatacatataattttattttattacagtAATACTATTAAGATCCTTATAAATAAGATGAGAAGTTTTATTGGAGGTGGATTCACTTTgtaacaacaaaatttaatagaatTGGATTTAGTAAATAACAGGATGGATTCAACTACTAtatcaaatcaattaaaattagtcattttcattattaaaatattgaccCTAAacgtataaaatatattcaattgattattaactttttaaaatttcttgtaaataaaaaaaaaggatgaaTTTGACTCAACAATCATTAAATTAAGTTGagtaaaaaaacttaatttgtGAAAAATTAGAGCCAAATTGAAACTCTACTTcctatttaagaaaataatattgtttttattggcTTTTAATTCCTTTTTCTGGCTTCCATtatgcatatatatttttttgtagtaATGACCTAATCTTGTTTTAAAGAATGGATCAATTCACCTTTGCCTTCCTCTTGAAGTCTAAACAACCCAAAATCATATTCCATTTTACACAACACACTATCGCAGACAACCAACTTTCtattattaatcaaattaagAATGGAAAGATCAATGTCAGATTTTCATCATTATGTCCCTTTGAATGCTGAGATTCTTACCCAAATCATGCTCCTCAATGTATATATATCATGACGATTAGTGGGATGATATCATGATGATTCAAGTCTTCAAAAGCCTTCAAATTAGAAGAAACCATAATATCAAAATGGTTTATGACCAAATGAATCATCTGATCCATTCACCTTAATGTGCTTACTTTTCGATGGTATAACCATTATTATATGTCTTTTAAATGgcttaatatatataaagttttatttaaaatttcaaataatgaatatattatttaaattttaatagtttgatttaattattaaatctaaaaaaatacgTACATCAGCAATTACATTaacatattaaacaaaatatattagaaaaacaaagatCATTATGCTAatcaaacacaatatatatatgaaatcaaATTTCCAAACACAAACCACCACCGTTGAACCATCCACGAAAAGATGTTTTATGTGATGAAGAAGGTGCTAAGAACAATCCATAGTTTGGCTACAGGGATTTTAGTCTTTCAATCCAACGACATCATTATTGCAATGTCTAAAGATGGCATACTAAATCAAGAAAATTGTTTCCAATTGACTTTTTTTGGCATTGGAAACATTGAATGTGGtcccaattaagaacaattTTAATCCACCAAATTGCTCAATAAGACAAATTCAATTTTGCCCAAGCAAGTTAAAactttaatcatatatatataaaattcaaccCACAtgccacttttttttttcttccataaaTATGTTACAAGAGAACCAGAAACTGCGGCTGCACATGATGTTTACAATAACGGCTGAGAGGTTGAGACTAATGATGAAATTGACAATGATGTTAATGATGTTCATTGGATGAACATTTTGAGAGTTTCAACTTTTTCAATTAAAGGGGAAAATGTCAATAGCTTGATCATGGCGTAGAACTattacacacacaaacatatatatatatatatatatatatatatatatatatatatatatatatatatatatatatatatatatatatatatatatatatatatatatatatatactgtggAAATGGATAGACATGTATCTAGTCACACTAagttattatctttaattttttcattaactttCCCTATCTTTGACTcaatattttaactattaaagttgatcatatataaaaagttaaaaaccaCTCTAAAAAGAAACCTGACAAAACAGTATGCACAATCTATGACATGTTTTTACCATTCatagtaattaaaaatttatatttgtggCAGCAATTATTGTGGCTTCGACAACTACTACTggtattgaattttgttcataTTATGTGTTTTGACCATTGCTTTTAGCAGAGTTGTTAACTGAGAAAGTTGAAAACAACTGCTACATTTGACAACAAAACCAGACAACATGAGAAGTGCCTCGTTGTTGATAGTTACAAGAATGCAAGAACAATATCTTAAGTATGTTGTCATTTCACAAAAAGATTAATTATTGAAGTTAAAATGACAgtgtataatatataatatcataacATGTTCTTTTAgttctttttc
This window of the Vigna angularis cultivar LongXiaoDou No.4 chromosome 7, ASM1680809v1, whole genome shotgun sequence genome carries:
- the LOC108338611 gene encoding pentatricopeptide repeat-containing protein At5g01110, with amino-acid sequence MAKTVLRRNPLARFLRPSVLAVFQCHRNFIHAGTNPTLHDLLRTGNLPEAQALLLRMIRKRGVSRPHLIDSLLAPSSQSHTNAIVFDLLIRTYVQARKLREASEAFRLLRQRGFAVSINASNALLGALVKVGWVDLAWTVYEDVVASGTTVNAFTLNIMVNAYCKEGRFEEVKVFLSQMEGRGVLSDVVTYNTLINAHCRQGNLCEAFELLNSMWGVGLKPGVFTYNAIINGLCKKGDYDRARSVLDEMLGMSLSPDAASFNPLLVEGCRKDDIREVEKVFDEMLRCGVVPDLISFGSVIGVFSRNGRFDKALDYFRKMKDAGLVADTVIYTILIDGYCRNGNVTEALNVRNEMVARGCAMDVVTYNTLLNGLCKGKMLGDADELFKEMVERGVFPDYYTLTTLIHGYCKDGNMSRALDLFETMTQRSLKPDVVTYNTLMDGFCRIGEMERAKELWCDMVSRGISPNHVSFSILINGFCSLGIMGEAFRVWDEMVEKGVKPTLVTCNTVIKGYLRTGNMSKANDFFNKMVLEGVSPDCITYNTLINGFVKEESFDRAFVLLNKMEEHGLLPDVITYNAILSGYCRQGRMREAEMVLRKMIDSGISPDRSTYTSLINGHVSLDNLKEAFRFHDEMLQRGFVPDDKF